The Streptococcus sp. DTU_2020_1001019_1_SI_AUS_MUR_006 sequence TGGGATATAGCTCCCTCCCTTTTATCAAAAAGGAGAAACTATGGCTCTTGATAAAAGAAAAGTTGTCTATCAAATCTATCCAAAATCATATAAGGACACGACAGGAAATGGAATCGGTGATTTCAGAGGCATCATCGAAAAAATTCCTTATCTAGCAGAATTGGGCGTGGATATGGTTTGGCTTAATCCTTTCTACCCAAGCCCTCAGCGAGATAATGGCTACGATATTTCAGACTATACAGCCGTCAATCCTATCTTTGGGGATATGGCTGATTTTGAAGAAATGATCCGTGTCGGAAAAGAGCACAAGATTGACTTCATGCTAGATATGGTGCTTAACCATTGCTCAACAGAGCATGAGTGGTTCCAAAAGGCTCTCGCTGGAGACAAGTACTACCAAGATTTCTTCTTTATCCAGGACCAACCAACCGATTGGTTGTCTAAATTTGGTGGTTCTGCCTGGTCACCTTTTGGAGATACAGGGAAATACTATCTCCACCTCTTTGACGTGACGCAGGCGGATCTCAATTGGCGTAATCCCAATGTCCGCAAGGAATTGTTCCAGGTGGTCAACTTCTGGCGTGACAAGGGTGTCAAAGGATTCCGTTTTGACGTGATTAATTTGATTGGTAAAGACGAAGTCTTGGTGGATTGCCCTGAAAACGAAGGAAAACCAGCTTATACGGATAAACCCATTGTCCATGACTATCTTCACATGATGAATGAAGCGACCTTCGGTTCTGATGATAGTTTTATGACAGTTGGAGAGATGTCTTCGACAACGATTGATAACTGTGTTCTTTATTCAGCGCCAGAGCGTCACGAATTGTCAATGGCCTTTAATTTTCACCATCTTAAAGTAGACTATGAAGACGGTCAAAAATGGACCATTGCTCCCTTTGATTTCGAAGAGCTCAAACGCCTCTATCATACATGGGGCAAGGAAATGAGTGAACGTGGTGGTTGGAGTGCCCTTTTCTGGAATAACCATGACCAACCTCGTGCCTTGAATCGCTTTGTAGATATCAAGAACTTCCGCAATGAAGGAGCAACCATGCTGGCAGCCAGCATTCACTTGTCACGTGGGACCCCTTATATCTACATGGGCGAAGAAATCGGCATGATTGATCCAGACTATGATTCTATGGAAGACTATGTAGATGTGGAATCCATCAATGCCTACCAGATGCTTTTGGATCAAGGCAAGTCACCTCAGCAGGCCTTTAAGATTATTCAAGCCAAGTCACGTGATAATTCTCGTACACCAATGCAATGGGATGCTTCTGAAAATGCAGGTTTTTCAACAGGCACTCCATGGTTGAAAGCTGGTAAATCCTACAAAGACATCAACGTTGAAAATGAAATTGACGGCCCAATCTTTAAATTCTATAAAGAATTGATTCGATTGCGTAAAGCAATGCCCATCATTTCAGAAGGGAGCTATCAGCCAGCACTTGAAGATAGCAAGCAGGTCTACGCCTTTGAACGCCACTTAGACGGTCAAAAACTCTTGGTGCTCAATCATTTCTATGAAAACGAAGCTGAAGTGACAATTCCAGCAGAATATCAAGCAGGGCGCGTGCTTTTATCAAACTATGA is a genomic window containing:
- the treC gene encoding alpha,alpha-phosphotrehalase, encoding MALDKRKVVYQIYPKSYKDTTGNGIGDFRGIIEKIPYLAELGVDMVWLNPFYPSPQRDNGYDISDYTAVNPIFGDMADFEEMIRVGKEHKIDFMLDMVLNHCSTEHEWFQKALAGDKYYQDFFFIQDQPTDWLSKFGGSAWSPFGDTGKYYLHLFDVTQADLNWRNPNVRKELFQVVNFWRDKGVKGFRFDVINLIGKDEVLVDCPENEGKPAYTDKPIVHDYLHMMNEATFGSDDSFMTVGEMSSTTIDNCVLYSAPERHELSMAFNFHHLKVDYEDGQKWTIAPFDFEELKRLYHTWGKEMSERGGWSALFWNNHDQPRALNRFVDIKNFRNEGATMLAASIHLSRGTPYIYMGEEIGMIDPDYDSMEDYVDVESINAYQMLLDQGKSPQQAFKIIQAKSRDNSRTPMQWDASENAGFSTGTPWLKAGKSYKDINVENEIDGPIFKFYKELIRLRKAMPIISEGSYQPALEDSKQVYAFERHLDGQKLLVLNHFYENEAEVTIPAEYQAGRVLLSNYENVELAEKVILKPYQTLAIYVD